A single genomic interval of Arthrobacter globiformis harbors:
- a CDS encoding IclR family transcriptional regulator, with protein MAARDEPGTGRDPDAQGGGVQSVDRALQILEILARDGHAGVSDIADEMGVHKSTVSRLLGSLVSKDIVRQNNDRGKYQLGFGILRLASSIPGRLNLVHEARPILESLAEQYKETVNLAVLRSNYAVNVDQAMGPSTLATSDWVGSLTPLHANSSGKVLLAALPVEERSRILHKVGLPARTPRTITDRDTLENQLLDVSHDGYAVVHEEFEIGLTAVAVPVYNHFGTVIGSVSISGPAFRFDPENTPGLIQGLQEAGLSISGKMGYTHR; from the coding sequence ATGGCTGCAAGAGACGAACCGGGGACTGGCAGGGATCCGGACGCACAAGGCGGAGGCGTCCAGTCCGTCGACCGTGCCCTCCAGATCCTGGAGATCCTCGCCCGGGACGGACACGCAGGCGTCAGCGACATCGCGGATGAAATGGGGGTCCACAAGTCCACCGTTTCGCGGCTGCTCGGATCGCTGGTGTCCAAGGATATCGTGCGGCAAAACAACGACCGCGGCAAGTATCAGTTGGGCTTTGGCATCCTGCGGCTGGCGAGCTCCATTCCAGGCCGGCTGAATCTGGTCCACGAGGCACGTCCCATCCTGGAGAGCCTCGCAGAGCAATACAAGGAAACCGTCAACCTCGCCGTCCTGCGGTCCAACTACGCGGTGAACGTGGACCAGGCCATGGGCCCGTCAACGCTGGCAACATCTGACTGGGTGGGCAGCCTCACGCCCCTCCATGCCAACTCCAGCGGCAAGGTACTGCTGGCAGCACTGCCGGTTGAAGAACGCTCCCGAATCCTCCACAAGGTGGGCCTTCCGGCCCGCACCCCGCGGACCATCACGGACCGGGACACCCTGGAAAACCAGCTCCTCGACGTCTCCCACGACGGCTACGCAGTTGTCCACGAGGAATTCGAGATCGGACTGACCGCGGTTGCCGTGCCCGTCTACAACCACTTCGGGACTGTAATCGGGTCCGTCAGCATCTCCGGGCCTGCCTTCCGCTTCGATCCGGAAAATACGCCCGGCCTGATCCAGGGCCTGCAGGAAGCTGGCCTGAGCATCAGCGGAAAGATGGGCTACACCCACCGGTGA
- a CDS encoding DUF6457 domain-containing protein: MSVDNEMQILSEWCEQLARALEIPDLDVDQELLLDLARKSADQVIHAAAPVTASMVGYVAGHEAGRGNIGSGGSREATARAADIAFRLCENRASSSTEGGSGSPAGAT, translated from the coding sequence TTGTCCGTCGACAATGAAATGCAGATCCTGTCCGAGTGGTGCGAGCAGTTGGCGAGGGCGCTGGAGATCCCGGACCTCGACGTCGATCAAGAGTTGCTGCTGGATTTGGCGAGGAAATCTGCGGATCAAGTAATTCATGCCGCGGCGCCGGTGACGGCATCTATGGTGGGCTACGTGGCCGGCCATGAAGCCGGGAGGGGCAACATTGGTTCTGGGGGGTCAAGGGAGGCGACTGCGCGGGCTGCAGACATCGCGTTCCGGCTGTGCGAGAACCGGGCCAGCAGCAGCACGGAGGGCGGGAGCGGCAGCCCGGCCGGGGCGACGTAG
- a CDS encoding BCCT family transporter gives MTINSDVTIDESSEDDRASGVEPALEREPETPQEDLQILQALRETESEHEEARRSSQLFRKGGIDKVVFGVAGLLTVAFVIWGFAGRENLASTSQVVLDWVMKNTGWLFVALSSLFVVYVLWLALSRFGNIPLGKDAEKPEYSMVSWVSMMFAAGMGIGLMFYGVAEPLYHYISPPPGTVDGQTPAAVQTAMATSIFHWTLHPWAMYAVVGVAMAYGSYRLGRKQLISTVFTSLFGIRRVEGPLGKVINMLAIFATLFGTAASLGLGALQIGSGMASNGWISGQLATPVLVVIVAVLTACFVASAVSGISRGIQWLSNINMVLAAVLAIIVFVAGPTLFILNLIPAAVGDYARDLAEMASRTEAVGDDALRTWMSGWTIFYWAWWVSWTPFVGLFIARISRGRTIRQFVTGVLLVPSIVSVIWFGIFGGAAINIQATADATPDTGDGLAKIVDGTPSISFDGALFDLLHHLPLPNAIAGAVAVLAMVLVAIFFVTGADAASIVMGSLSSDGAEEPRRGVVIFWGALTGAVAAVMLLAGGDKPAEALAGLQRITIVSALPFVLVMFLMCIALTRDLRRDPLSLRARLVTSVVERSIRSGVEQHGGGQFDLVTKHECDERCAKSELDPDGDKRH, from the coding sequence ATGACAATCAATAGTGACGTCACTATCGATGAAAGCAGTGAAGACGACCGGGCCTCGGGGGTGGAACCGGCGTTGGAACGAGAACCTGAAACTCCCCAGGAAGACCTGCAGATCCTTCAGGCCCTGCGGGAAACCGAATCAGAACACGAAGAAGCGCGGCGCAGCAGCCAGTTGTTCCGGAAGGGAGGCATCGACAAGGTAGTTTTCGGCGTCGCCGGACTGCTCACGGTGGCCTTTGTAATCTGGGGCTTTGCCGGCCGCGAGAACCTGGCCTCCACGTCCCAAGTGGTCCTTGACTGGGTCATGAAGAACACGGGCTGGCTGTTCGTTGCCCTCTCCTCCCTGTTCGTCGTCTATGTGCTGTGGCTGGCGCTCAGCCGCTTCGGCAACATTCCGCTGGGGAAAGACGCGGAAAAGCCCGAGTACTCCATGGTCTCGTGGGTCTCGATGATGTTCGCGGCAGGCATGGGCATCGGCCTTATGTTCTACGGCGTGGCCGAGCCGCTCTACCACTACATTTCCCCGCCGCCGGGCACCGTTGACGGCCAGACTCCCGCGGCCGTCCAGACGGCCATGGCAACATCGATCTTCCACTGGACCCTGCACCCGTGGGCCATGTACGCGGTGGTAGGCGTTGCCATGGCCTACGGAAGCTACCGCCTCGGCCGCAAGCAGCTCATTTCCACGGTCTTCACGTCGCTGTTCGGCATCCGCAGGGTGGAAGGCCCCCTCGGCAAGGTCATCAACATGCTGGCCATCTTCGCCACACTCTTCGGAACCGCCGCATCGCTCGGACTCGGTGCTCTGCAGATCGGCAGCGGCATGGCGTCCAACGGCTGGATCAGCGGCCAGCTGGCCACGCCCGTACTCGTGGTGATCGTTGCCGTGCTTACAGCCTGCTTCGTGGCCTCGGCGGTCTCCGGCATCAGCCGCGGCATCCAGTGGCTCTCCAACATCAACATGGTACTGGCCGCAGTCCTGGCCATCATCGTGTTCGTGGCCGGGCCAACGCTCTTCATCCTGAACCTGATCCCGGCGGCCGTCGGCGACTATGCACGGGACCTGGCCGAGATGGCCTCCCGGACTGAGGCCGTCGGCGATGACGCCCTGCGCACGTGGATGTCCGGCTGGACCATTTTCTACTGGGCCTGGTGGGTCTCCTGGACGCCCTTCGTTGGCCTGTTCATCGCCCGCATCAGCCGTGGCCGCACCATCCGCCAGTTCGTCACCGGTGTCCTGCTGGTCCCCAGCATCGTCAGCGTAATCTGGTTCGGCATCTTCGGCGGGGCCGCCATCAACATCCAGGCCACCGCAGATGCCACCCCGGACACCGGCGATGGCCTGGCCAAGATCGTCGACGGGACTCCCTCGATTTCCTTCGACGGCGCCCTGTTCGATTTGCTGCACCACCTGCCTCTGCCCAACGCCATTGCCGGCGCGGTCGCCGTCCTGGCGATGGTCCTGGTGGCCATCTTCTTCGTCACCGGCGCCGATGCGGCCTCCATCGTGATGGGATCGCTCAGCTCCGACGGTGCTGAAGAACCACGCCGCGGAGTCGTAATCTTCTGGGGTGCCCTCACCGGCGCCGTGGCCGCAGTGATGCTCCTTGCCGGCGGTGACAAGCCTGCCGAGGCACTCGCCGGACTGCAACGGATCACCATCGTGTCAGCCCTGCCCTTCGTGCTAGTGATGTTCCTGATGTGTATTGCCCTGACAAGGGATCTGCGCAGGGACCCGCTGTCGCTGCGCGCGCGGCTGGTGACGTCCGTCGTCGAACGGTCCATCCGCAGCGGAGTCGAACAGCACGGCGGCGGCCAGTTCGACCTGGTGACCAAACACGAATGCGATGAACGGTGCGCCAAGAGTGAGCTTGATCCGGACGGGGACAAGCGGCACTGA
- a CDS encoding MFS transporter, with the protein MIHSPGTTASVDTSISKETSSKFKRRFMVRLVAVFIGGMFLDGYILGIIGPVTGPMRSDLQLDALSLGMIAAGPLVGIFVGSPLAGWATDKFGRKPMFLVDMGLFLVASAAQFFITSGDGAVIQLAIIRFVMGVAIGGEYSIGGPLLSEFSPPKLRGRLLGLTLIAWYVGFMMAFIIGTLLHEAGTPWRLVLGTCAILAFVLFLARIGLPESPSWLISKGRREEALAIARRYIESPEMHKSITEEIDLRMIQEAQAAQSRTKIKGASFGMLFSRQYWRTTLFTAGFWFCAVTPYFAIATFADEVLNQFGFGGGWAGGVGLSALAVAGVVTSVLLIDKLGRRILTVPGQWLCAGILLVIGVWGNAPAILVLVLFLAFSYFNAGYTTMTQVYPAEVFPGHLRGIGTGFAAAFSRIGAALGTFALPWAISNIGMGATMVVAAAVALLGAGLSQWLAPETKGRTLAEISANFSH; encoded by the coding sequence ATGATCCATTCGCCCGGGACGACGGCCTCCGTCGACACCTCCATATCAAAAGAGACCAGCTCCAAGTTCAAACGCCGCTTCATGGTGCGGCTTGTCGCTGTCTTCATCGGCGGGATGTTCCTCGACGGTTACATCCTCGGAATCATCGGCCCCGTCACCGGACCCATGCGGTCAGATCTCCAGCTCGACGCACTATCGCTGGGCATGATCGCTGCAGGCCCGCTGGTTGGTATCTTCGTCGGCTCCCCGCTGGCCGGCTGGGCTACTGACAAGTTCGGACGCAAGCCCATGTTCCTCGTGGACATGGGCCTGTTCCTGGTCGCCTCAGCGGCCCAGTTCTTCATAACCTCCGGAGACGGGGCCGTGATCCAGCTGGCCATCATCCGGTTCGTCATGGGCGTCGCGATCGGCGGCGAGTACTCAATCGGCGGGCCATTGCTATCAGAGTTCTCCCCTCCAAAGCTCCGCGGGCGTTTGCTCGGGCTGACGCTGATCGCCTGGTACGTCGGTTTCATGATGGCATTCATCATCGGCACGCTCCTGCACGAGGCCGGCACCCCATGGCGCCTCGTACTCGGCACCTGCGCGATACTCGCATTTGTCCTGTTCCTCGCCCGCATCGGCCTCCCCGAATCGCCGAGCTGGCTCATTTCGAAGGGACGGCGTGAGGAAGCACTCGCGATCGCACGCAGATACATCGAATCACCCGAGATGCACAAGAGCATCACCGAAGAGATCGATCTGAGGATGATCCAGGAGGCTCAGGCCGCGCAGAGCAGGACCAAAATCAAGGGCGCCTCCTTCGGGATGCTGTTCTCGAGGCAGTACTGGCGCACCACCCTCTTCACCGCAGGTTTTTGGTTCTGCGCGGTCACTCCGTACTTCGCGATCGCGACCTTCGCCGACGAGGTGCTCAACCAATTCGGCTTCGGCGGCGGCTGGGCCGGTGGAGTAGGCCTGTCCGCACTTGCCGTCGCAGGCGTTGTCACCAGCGTGCTTCTGATTGACAAGCTCGGCCGCCGGATCCTCACCGTGCCCGGGCAGTGGCTCTGCGCAGGCATCCTGCTGGTCATCGGAGTCTGGGGGAACGCACCAGCGATCCTCGTGCTCGTCCTGTTTCTCGCCTTCTCCTACTTCAATGCCGGCTACACCACGATGACCCAGGTCTATCCGGCCGAGGTATTCCCCGGCCACCTGCGCGGCATCGGCACGGGCTTCGCCGCGGCCTTCAGCCGCATCGGAGCCGCACTCGGCACCTTCGCCCTGCCATGGGCGATCAGCAACATCGGCATGGGTGCAACCATGGTCGTAGCCGCCGCCGTCGCATTACTCGGCGCAGGCCTCTCGCAATGGCTCGCGCCCGAGACGAAGGGGCGCACCCTCGCCGAGATCTCAGCAAACTTCTCCCACTGA